The following proteins are co-located in the Polystyrenella longa genome:
- a CDS encoding gamma-glutamyl-gamma-aminobutyrate hydrolase family protein: MSRKPVIGINGDYRDPRNNAAALSWFNTGYYDCITATGAIPHLIPPVQDEADLKQILSGLDGIVLAGCNLDLDPIRLGMDPHPATRVMPKRREDFDRRLAKLAVEMRIPILAIGSGMQTLNVVCGGTLHQHVTESVSGAMYHRDGVEKNLRHVIDIVPETRMFEIYGPGEIRINSHHHMAVAQPADLFMISAICPDGVVEAIESVDPDWFCVGVQWHPENETSSALDMQVFENLFQACLVKEEVEETATIPFRQAA; encoded by the coding sequence ATGTCTCGTAAACCTGTTATTGGTATTAATGGCGATTATCGTGACCCCCGTAATAACGCCGCTGCACTGAGCTGGTTCAACACGGGCTACTACGATTGCATTACTGCCACGGGCGCTATTCCCCACCTTATCCCTCCCGTACAGGATGAAGCAGACCTCAAACAAATACTCTCCGGCCTGGACGGAATCGTACTCGCCGGTTGCAACCTCGACCTCGATCCTATTCGTCTCGGAATGGATCCCCATCCAGCCACTCGCGTGATGCCCAAACGCCGCGAAGACTTCGACCGCCGACTGGCTAAACTGGCTGTCGAAATGCGAATTCCCATTCTGGCAATTGGCTCAGGTATGCAGACCTTAAACGTTGTCTGTGGCGGAACACTGCACCAGCATGTCACCGAGAGCGTTTCCGGAGCCATGTACCATCGCGATGGTGTCGAAAAGAACTTGCGTCATGTGATTGACATTGTGCCAGAAACCCGCATGTTCGAAATCTACGGACCGGGCGAAATTCGCATCAACAGCCATCACCACATGGCCGTTGCTCAACCCGCCGACCTGTTTATGATCTCCGCCATTTGCCCTGATGGAGTTGTCGAAGCGATTGAATCGGTGGATCCCGACTGGTTCTGCGTCGGTGTCCAATGGCATCCCGAAAACGAAACCTCTTCCGCCCTCGATATGCAGGTCTTCGAAAACCTGTTCCAGGCCTGCCTGGTCAAAGAAGAAGTCGAAGAAACGGCCACCATTCCTTTCCGTCAGGCTGCTTAA
- a CDS encoding MFS transporter — MTKTTLPEHQPALAESLSNGWRLRALISLTLLHTLVDASALLIAPLWPSLNQQFQFGTTGLTFAFIVQALPTSLSQAVFGVLRDRISTPIFLWTGPLVAILFLSLVGFPTHFGVLCFLLIVGGTGVGAFHPESAVTAGRLFPSHKTRSLSVFMLGGTLGLCLGPLLSGIVVENYGLKSLVWLIPGFAIGIFSLMKFGQLMSVSRYLKQEMDEEKELLAVAEESSSETPTVSRTIVWKTVGLMAAMLMICSLRLVPNQALDKVISFHLESQKFSTSEIAQVQSLFLASASLGMMLMAFFFRNGWEKRFMIFCPLLSAPMLWYMGQPECSVIVFIALLVPVGVILWGTASAMVSYGQYLFPKGAGFASALTMGMAWGVGSLIQAPITSYFQDQDRVSYACTVFVIPVLLSAVFACFLPGMPGNPATESIEK; from the coding sequence ATGACGAAAACCACGCTCCCCGAACATCAACCCGCCCTGGCAGAGTCGCTTTCCAACGGGTGGCGTCTTCGTGCATTGATCAGCCTGACTTTGCTGCACACCCTGGTTGATGCGTCCGCGCTGTTGATTGCTCCTTTGTGGCCTAGTCTTAACCAGCAATTTCAATTCGGGACGACCGGGCTGACTTTCGCATTTATTGTGCAGGCATTACCAACTTCACTCAGCCAAGCCGTGTTCGGCGTACTTCGAGATCGAATTTCGACCCCCATTTTCTTGTGGACAGGTCCACTCGTTGCGATTCTGTTCCTGTCGCTCGTCGGGTTTCCGACGCATTTCGGAGTACTCTGCTTTCTGTTGATTGTCGGCGGGACGGGCGTGGGTGCGTTTCACCCGGAATCTGCAGTGACGGCGGGACGATTGTTTCCCAGTCATAAAACAAGATCGTTGTCGGTCTTCATGCTGGGAGGAACGCTCGGCCTATGCCTGGGGCCGCTGCTCAGTGGTATTGTTGTCGAGAATTACGGTCTCAAAAGTCTTGTCTGGTTGATTCCCGGTTTTGCGATTGGGATTTTCTCACTGATGAAATTCGGTCAATTAATGTCGGTCTCCCGTTATCTCAAACAGGAAATGGATGAAGAAAAAGAGTTGCTCGCCGTTGCTGAAGAATCGTCATCAGAAACGCCCACAGTCTCACGAACAATCGTTTGGAAAACCGTCGGATTGATGGCAGCGATGTTGATGATTTGTTCGCTACGACTGGTGCCTAATCAGGCGCTCGACAAAGTGATCTCGTTTCACCTTGAATCACAAAAGTTTTCGACATCCGAAATCGCTCAGGTGCAGTCCCTCTTTCTGGCGTCCGCCAGTTTGGGAATGATGTTAATGGCCTTTTTCTTTCGCAACGGGTGGGAGAAACGGTTCATGATTTTCTGTCCGCTTCTTTCTGCACCTATGCTGTGGTACATGGGTCAGCCTGAGTGCTCCGTGATTGTATTCATCGCATTACTTGTCCCCGTAGGTGTGATCCTCTGGGGGACGGCTTCGGCGATGGTTTCTTATGGCCAATATCTATTTCCAAAGGGTGCCGGGTTCGCCTCGGCACTCACCATGGGGATGGCCTGGGGTGTTGGTAGTTTGATTCAGGCACCCATCACATCCTATTTTCAGGATCAGGATAGGGTTAGCTATGCTTGCACCGTTTTTGTCATTCCCGTGCTGCTTTCGGCTGTTTTTGCCTGCTTTTTACCGGGTATGCCGGGCAATCCTGCTACGGAATCGATCGAAAAGTAG
- a CDS encoding MFS transporter — translation MSETNRFPLFLASFLTLIAAGIGFAIRGAILGDWSAQFGFTKGELGGITGGGLVGFGVIILFFSLFADKVGYKPLMVLAFLMHVASALLTLAATPIYESMGKDACYNCLYWGMFLFAIANGLCETVINPLTANLYPKQKTHYLNILHAGWPGGLIVGGVIAFFVCGSNAMITHLRWEIPMMLFLIPTVVYGFIVLKEKFPESEAKAAGVSYGSMFTIFASPIFLLLLLLHAMVGYVELGTDSWITNIMENVIPGNAILLFIYTSGLMFVLRFFAGPIVEKVNPVGLLLGSAILGCLGLVFLSMADMAITILAAATVYGLGKTFLWPTMLGVVGERFPQGGAISMGALGGIGMLSAGLLGGPGIGYEQDYFASKQLEAESPETYEEYKSDEAKGFLFFPKIAGLDGEKVAELKELRKADKKDEETKLTPEQDMVLSANMFGGRQALLYTAIVPFMMAIGYLILVIYFRAKGGYKQEVLHGKEPDGEHYTGGVEGPVK, via the coding sequence ATGTCTGAAACAAATAGATTCCCTCTATTCCTCGCCAGTTTCCTTACGCTGATCGCTGCCGGTATCGGCTTTGCCATTCGCGGGGCAATTCTGGGGGATTGGTCCGCTCAGTTTGGCTTTACCAAAGGGGAACTGGGTGGCATCACTGGTGGCGGACTGGTTGGATTCGGGGTCATCATTCTCTTCTTCAGCCTGTTCGCTGACAAAGTCGGCTACAAGCCTCTTATGGTGCTCGCATTCTTAATGCACGTTGCCTCTGCTCTACTAACATTAGCTGCGACTCCCATTTATGAATCAATGGGTAAAGACGCCTGCTACAACTGTCTGTACTGGGGAATGTTCCTGTTTGCGATTGCGAATGGTCTCTGCGAAACCGTCATTAATCCTCTGACAGCAAACCTGTATCCAAAACAGAAAACACACTACCTCAACATTCTTCACGCGGGATGGCCCGGTGGCCTGATTGTCGGAGGAGTGATCGCTTTCTTCGTCTGTGGATCCAACGCGATGATAACTCATCTGCGATGGGAAATCCCGATGATGCTCTTCCTGATCCCGACTGTCGTTTATGGCTTCATTGTATTGAAAGAAAAGTTTCCTGAATCAGAAGCCAAAGCAGCTGGAGTTTCTTACGGTAGTATGTTTACCATTTTTGCTTCTCCCATCTTCCTCCTTCTGCTCCTATTGCACGCGATGGTGGGATATGTCGAGTTGGGAACGGATAGCTGGATTACCAACATCATGGAGAACGTGATTCCGGGTAACGCCATTTTGCTGTTCATCTACACTTCCGGGCTGATGTTCGTTCTGCGATTTTTCGCTGGACCGATTGTTGAAAAAGTAAATCCAGTCGGACTTCTCTTGGGAAGTGCCATCCTGGGTTGCCTCGGCCTCGTGTTCCTGTCGATGGCCGATATGGCGATCACCATTCTGGCAGCAGCGACTGTTTACGGTCTGGGAAAAACCTTCCTCTGGCCTACGATGCTGGGTGTTGTCGGTGAGCGATTCCCTCAAGGGGGAGCAATCTCCATGGGAGCATTGGGCGGTATCGGCATGCTGTCGGCAGGTCTGCTCGGGGGGCCTGGTATTGGCTACGAACAGGACTACTTCGCCTCAAAACAGCTTGAGGCAGAATCTCCTGAAACTTACGAAGAATATAAGTCAGACGAAGCCAAAGGTTTCCTCTTCTTCCCAAAAATCGCTGGCCTCGATGGCGAAAAAGTGGCTGAGCTGAAAGAACTCCGCAAAGCTGATAAGAAAGATGAAGAGACCAAATTGACTCCAGAACAGGACATGGTCCTGTCTGCCAACATGTTTGGTGGGCGGCAAGCCCTCCTGTACACCGCGATCGTTCCCTTCATGATGGCTATCGGCTACCTGATTCTTGTGATCTACTTCCGAGCCAAAGGGGGCTATAAGCAGGAAGTCCTCCACGGTAAAGAACCGGACGGCGAGCACTACACGGGTGGTGTTGAAGGGCCTGTGAAATAG
- the gyrA gene encoding DNA gyrase subunit A, translating to MSNGNPSNETPDPYADGRIIKHDIQVEMRESYLTYAMSVIVSRALPDVRDGLKPSQRRILVAMNDGNLGPTSKRVKCAKISGDTSGNYHPHGDGSVYPTLVRMAQNWVMRNVLVDKQGNFGSLAGLPPAAMRYTEARLSHAASEMLKDLDRETVDYIPNYDQTRNEPVVLPSRFPNLIVNGSNGIAVGMATSIPPHNFGEVCRAVIALIENPYITVDELIEHLPGPDFPTGGIICGHAGIRQGYKTGRSTVTLRARTHFETEKKSDVIVVTEIPYMETRDRIREKLEQLVRDNKVEGISRIVDLTDRNVPDWQVHLQIILKRDADKEIVLNQLYKYSTLQTTISVILLALVANRPKTLTILEMLQEFLRHRVEVIRRRTEYLLREARNRKHTVEGLLIAQLNIDEVIQTIRDSSSRSQAKDRLQEIKVPAEMIQRALGADGFKLFLHEKGESPEYTLSQKQADAIVSMQLGSLANLERENLQGEHSELITQINEFMTLLSDEDNLRAVVREDMEELSKRFADKRRTEISDEELSNVDREDLIPEETMVVTLSQRGYIKRTALSTYQAQGRGGKGIKGASQSDEEDAIQHLFVSSTHAFLLFFTDRGKVYWQKVYDLPLQSRTAKGRAVVNLLALEGDEQVQSCVAIREFDEDHFLMMATRNGVVKKTELAAYSRPMKGGIIAIRLDDDDHLINVAVVSKSDDIVLTTANGMAIRFDANDARSMGRATRGVRGISLSKDDYVVGMAVADVETTLLSTCVNGYGKRTPFGTADAVNESDVDTEGNGEGESDGETETTAVSSNNRYRRQRRGGKGLRDIRTTERNGKVVTSLAVAQDDEILMITQKGKIQRLRANEISQVGRNTQGVRIMRMDKGDSLASVARIPAEFAEEEELNTLPEGEGEVTTETTPISEVPVEESATDAAPTDVKPTEPETDSETGTDGEDTPETPAE from the coding sequence TTGTCGAACGGAAACCCCTCGAACGAAACACCGGATCCTTACGCTGACGGACGAATTATCAAGCACGACATCCAAGTTGAGATGCGTGAGAGTTATCTGACATATGCCATGTCAGTAATCGTCAGTCGTGCTTTGCCCGATGTTCGAGACGGCTTGAAACCGTCCCAGCGCCGTATTCTTGTCGCCATGAACGACGGAAACCTGGGCCCGACATCAAAACGAGTCAAATGCGCCAAGATTTCGGGCGACACGAGCGGTAACTATCACCCCCATGGTGATGGCTCCGTGTATCCAACGCTTGTCCGTATGGCTCAGAACTGGGTGATGCGGAATGTACTTGTAGACAAACAAGGCAACTTTGGTTCGCTCGCCGGTCTTCCCCCCGCGGCCATGCGTTATACGGAAGCGCGCCTTTCTCACGCTGCTTCGGAAATGCTGAAAGACCTCGACCGGGAAACGGTCGACTATATCCCCAACTACGACCAGACCCGCAACGAACCCGTTGTACTTCCCTCTCGATTTCCGAACCTGATCGTCAATGGTTCCAATGGTATCGCCGTGGGTATGGCGACGAGTATCCCTCCACACAACTTTGGCGAAGTTTGTCGAGCGGTCATCGCATTGATTGAGAACCCGTATATCACTGTCGACGAACTCATCGAACACCTCCCCGGTCCGGACTTCCCTACGGGGGGTATTATCTGCGGGCACGCCGGCATTCGACAGGGTTATAAAACAGGCCGTTCAACGGTAACCCTCCGTGCCAGAACGCATTTCGAAACGGAAAAGAAAAGCGATGTCATCGTCGTCACCGAGATTCCTTATATGGAAACGCGTGACCGCATCCGGGAAAAACTGGAACAGCTCGTTCGGGATAATAAGGTTGAAGGTATCTCTCGAATTGTTGACTTGACAGACCGCAATGTGCCTGACTGGCAGGTGCATTTGCAGATAATCCTGAAACGAGACGCCGACAAAGAAATCGTTCTCAACCAGTTGTATAAGTACTCCACTCTCCAGACCACGATCAGCGTCATCCTGCTGGCACTGGTTGCCAATCGTCCCAAGACGTTGACGATTCTGGAGATGCTTCAGGAATTCCTGCGGCACCGCGTGGAAGTCATTCGCCGCCGGACCGAGTACCTGTTACGAGAAGCACGCAACCGTAAACATACGGTTGAAGGCTTGTTGATCGCGCAACTTAATATCGATGAAGTCATTCAGACAATTCGTGATTCCTCCAGCCGGTCGCAGGCCAAAGACCGACTCCAGGAAATCAAAGTCCCTGCCGAAATGATACAACGGGCCCTTGGTGCAGATGGATTCAAACTGTTCCTTCATGAGAAAGGGGAATCGCCCGAGTACACCCTGTCCCAGAAGCAGGCAGACGCAATCGTCTCAATGCAACTCGGTTCACTCGCCAACCTGGAACGGGAAAACCTGCAAGGTGAGCACAGCGAACTGATCACCCAGATCAACGAATTCATGACGCTGCTTTCCGACGAAGACAACCTGCGTGCCGTCGTCAGGGAGGACATGGAAGAGCTTTCCAAACGGTTTGCCGATAAACGCCGTACAGAAATCTCCGACGAAGAGCTGAGTAATGTCGACCGGGAAGATCTCATCCCTGAAGAGACGATGGTCGTGACACTTTCACAGCGGGGTTACATCAAACGAACCGCCCTCTCGACCTATCAGGCCCAGGGACGCGGTGGCAAAGGTATCAAAGGGGCTTCTCAGTCGGACGAAGAGGACGCCATTCAGCATCTGTTCGTCAGCAGCACCCACGCCTTCCTGCTCTTCTTTACTGACCGAGGTAAAGTTTACTGGCAAAAAGTTTACGACCTGCCATTGCAGAGTCGTACCGCCAAAGGCCGCGCCGTGGTTAACCTGCTGGCACTCGAAGGAGATGAACAGGTCCAGAGTTGCGTCGCGATTCGAGAATTCGATGAAGACCACTTCTTGATGATGGCTACGCGAAATGGAGTCGTGAAGAAAACTGAGTTGGCAGCCTACTCTCGTCCGATGAAAGGGGGCATCATCGCGATCCGCCTCGACGACGACGATCATCTCATCAATGTGGCCGTTGTCTCCAAGTCGGACGATATTGTCCTCACCACAGCCAACGGTATGGCGATTCGCTTCGACGCGAACGACGCCCGAAGTATGGGTCGTGCTACCCGCGGAGTCCGGGGGATCTCCTTGTCCAAAGACGACTATGTCGTCGGTATGGCCGTCGCCGATGTCGAGACAACATTGCTCTCTACCTGTGTGAATGGCTACGGAAAACGAACACCCTTCGGAACGGCTGACGCGGTCAATGAAAGCGATGTGGATACAGAAGGCAACGGCGAAGGCGAAAGTGACGGTGAGACCGAAACCACTGCCGTCTCCAGCAACAACCGCTATCGTCGCCAACGCCGTGGGGGTAAAGGTCTGCGAGACATTCGCACGACCGAAAGAAACGGCAAAGTGGTGACGTCGCTGGCCGTCGCTCAGGATGACGAAATCTTGATGATCACTCAAAAAGGAAAAATTCAGCGTCTGCGTGCCAATGAAATCAGCCAGGTCGGTCGAAACACACAGGGTGTTCGCATCATGCGAATGGATAAAGGCGACTCGCTTGCCTCCGTCGCCCGTATTCCGGCCGAGTTTGCTGAGGAAGAAGAATTGAACACACTTCCGGAAGGGGAAGGCGAAGTAACCACCGAGACTACTCCAATTTCAGAAGTTCCCGTGGAAGAATCGGCGACTGACGCGGCACCCACCGACGTGAAACCGACTGAACCTGAAACGGATAGCGAGACTGGTACTGACGGAGAAGATACTCCGGAAACACCAGCGGAGTAA
- the lpxB gene encoding lipid-A-disaccharide synthase, protein MQIFFSVGEPSGDQHAAHLIHELRKQRPDVDVRGFGGPHMEEAGCRIDFMLTTMAVMGFFKVLPMIWKFYKQVKHAEEIFKSERPDAVVLVDFPGFNWWIARKAKKQGIPVYYYLPPQLWAWAAYRIRRVRKYVDHVLCALPFEYDWYRERGVKATYVGHPFFDEVEETQLDPETMEKWGNHEGPLVAVLPGSRGAEIQNNWPIMLDVMQQLKGTIPKVHFLIGAYKKKQQERCEAMLAESGYDLPLTFLQGKAPEVIELGDCCLMVSGSISLEVMARRTPAVVVYYVNRLTYKLGEILIRCNYICLPNIMADKEIMSEFPCTGRREPTVKKIYDLLHGYLNDPEELKAKAAELDALRETVFSTGASKRVASFLVEEIDHKKKATAQAA, encoded by the coding sequence ATGCAGATTTTCTTTTCGGTAGGCGAGCCCAGCGGCGACCAGCACGCGGCGCATCTAATTCACGAACTGCGGAAGCAACGTCCCGACGTGGATGTGCGTGGATTCGGTGGGCCTCACATGGAAGAAGCGGGTTGCCGGATCGATTTCATGCTGACGACCATGGCCGTCATGGGCTTCTTTAAAGTCCTGCCGATGATCTGGAAGTTCTATAAACAGGTCAAACACGCCGAAGAGATTTTTAAGTCCGAACGGCCCGATGCGGTGGTGCTGGTCGACTTTCCCGGGTTCAACTGGTGGATCGCCCGCAAGGCGAAGAAGCAGGGGATTCCTGTTTATTATTACTTGCCACCCCAGTTGTGGGCGTGGGCAGCGTACCGTATTCGCCGGGTTCGCAAGTACGTCGACCACGTTCTCTGTGCGTTGCCGTTTGAATACGACTGGTATCGGGAACGGGGTGTCAAAGCGACTTATGTGGGTCATCCTTTCTTCGATGAAGTCGAAGAAACGCAGCTCGATCCAGAAACGATGGAGAAATGGGGGAATCATGAAGGCCCTCTGGTCGCCGTGTTGCCCGGTTCAAGGGGAGCTGAAATCCAGAACAACTGGCCAATCATGCTGGACGTCATGCAGCAGTTGAAAGGGACGATTCCCAAAGTCCATTTTCTAATCGGTGCCTACAAGAAAAAACAGCAGGAACGCTGCGAGGCGATGCTGGCGGAATCGGGATACGATCTGCCGCTGACATTCCTGCAGGGCAAAGCTCCCGAAGTGATCGAGTTGGGAGACTGTTGCCTGATGGTTTCCGGATCGATCAGCTTGGAAGTGATGGCTCGGAGAACACCGGCAGTGGTCGTCTACTATGTGAACCGACTCACCTATAAACTGGGTGAGATTCTGATTCGCTGCAACTATATCTGCCTGCCCAATATTATGGCCGACAAGGAAATCATGAGCGAGTTTCCCTGTACTGGTAGACGGGAACCTACCGTAAAGAAAATCTATGATTTGCTGCACGGATACCTGAACGATCCCGAAGAGTTGAAAGCCAAAGCGGCCGAGCTTGATGCGCTCCGTGAAACAGTCTTCTCAACCGGCGCCAGCAAACGAGTTGCCAGCTTTCTGGTTGAAGAAATTGACCATAAGAAAAAAGCCACTGCGCAGGCAGCGTAG
- a CDS encoding aspartate kinase, with product MGIIVQKFGGTSVADASKIKSAAARAVETFKKGHQVVMVVSARGKKTDELVALATEITNNPSPREMDVLLSTGEQETIALMSMAIAELGVAAESMTGTQIGIITDSAFSKARIQKISTMRMHKALDAGRIIVAAGFQGRDENYNITTLGRGGSDSTATALAAVLQADECQIYTDVEGVFTTDPRLVPSARKVDSITYEEMLELASLGAGVMHSRSIEFAKKYRIPLRVRPSFSDGEGTLIHATHEEPDSVVTGVALVRDEVRVTLLKIPDRPGVMHLIFSKMAEKKIAIDMVVQNVGEDGLAEVSFTVPQNELADTLTAADAAVKELGSGKVRHGTNLSKVSAVGRGMVMHSGVAAQMFKALADQNISISLITTSDIKISTLVDREDADKAINAVHSGFFLDQAVTKPLPIGEETEQEEETVLVARDRSEQEVISRLPSMEDIVVSEVELDCEQARVTIRNLPDNPGVAAHVFETAAEGGINVDMIVQNISRDEHASLSFTVPRDDIDSCLKLMENLLQQWPETEISHDAQIAKISVLGIGLRSHTGVGQKLFAALAEANVNIQMINTSEIRMSAVISEKDSRVAHDVLSDTFNL from the coding sequence GTGGGAATCATTGTACAGAAGTTTGGTGGCACCAGTGTCGCCGATGCATCAAAAATAAAATCAGCTGCCGCTCGCGCTGTCGAGACTTTCAAAAAAGGTCATCAGGTCGTCATGGTCGTTTCGGCCCGAGGCAAGAAAACGGACGAACTGGTCGCTCTGGCGACTGAAATCACGAACAACCCATCTCCGCGTGAAATGGACGTTCTACTCTCCACGGGAGAGCAAGAAACGATTGCGCTGATGTCGATGGCAATTGCCGAACTGGGTGTGGCTGCTGAAAGTATGACCGGTACGCAAATCGGAATCATAACCGATTCAGCTTTCAGTAAAGCACGTATCCAGAAAATTTCCACTATGCGGATGCATAAAGCACTCGATGCAGGCAGGATTATTGTCGCTGCTGGTTTCCAGGGCCGAGACGAGAACTACAACATCACCACGTTAGGACGCGGCGGGTCTGACTCTACCGCAACGGCATTGGCAGCTGTACTTCAGGCGGATGAATGCCAGATTTATACCGACGTGGAAGGGGTCTTCACGACCGATCCGCGTCTGGTTCCCTCGGCTCGTAAAGTGGATTCGATCACTTATGAGGAAATGCTGGAACTGGCGAGCCTGGGTGCGGGTGTGATGCATTCCCGTTCAATCGAGTTTGCAAAAAAATATCGTATTCCGTTACGCGTGCGACCTTCCTTCTCTGATGGAGAAGGGACGCTGATTCACGCGACCCACGAAGAACCAGATTCCGTCGTCACCGGAGTCGCGCTGGTTCGCGATGAAGTTCGTGTGACATTGTTAAAAATACCAGACCGTCCGGGAGTGATGCATCTTATCTTCTCCAAGATGGCCGAGAAGAAAATCGCGATCGACATGGTCGTGCAGAACGTCGGGGAAGATGGCTTGGCGGAAGTTTCATTCACGGTCCCTCAGAACGAACTGGCTGATACACTGACCGCTGCCGATGCGGCTGTCAAAGAACTGGGCTCTGGAAAAGTTCGTCACGGTACAAACCTGTCCAAAGTCTCCGCCGTCGGTCGAGGCATGGTCATGCATTCTGGCGTGGCCGCGCAGATGTTCAAAGCCCTGGCGGATCAGAACATCTCCATTAGTCTGATCACGACGAGCGATATCAAAATTTCTACCCTGGTCGATCGTGAAGATGCGGATAAAGCCATCAATGCGGTTCACTCAGGTTTCTTTCTCGACCAGGCCGTCACCAAACCTCTACCCATTGGGGAAGAGACGGAACAGGAAGAAGAGACTGTACTCGTTGCCCGGGATCGGTCCGAACAGGAAGTCATCTCCCGGTTACCTTCCATGGAAGACATTGTTGTTTCCGAGGTAGAGCTCGATTGCGAACAGGCCCGCGTGACAATCAGGAATCTCCCTGATAATCCCGGGGTTGCCGCGCATGTCTTTGAAACCGCTGCGGAAGGGGGCATTAACGTCGATATGATCGTGCAGAACATCAGTCGAGATGAACATGCTTCGCTCTCCTTTACCGTTCCGCGTGATGATATCGATAGCTGTCTGAAATTGATGGAAAACCTGCTCCAGCAATGGCCAGAAACCGAGATCAGTCATGATGCCCAGATTGCGAAAATCTCCGTTCTGGGGATCGGGCTTCGCAGTCATACCGGAGTGGGGCAGAAATTGTTTGCTGCCCTGGCCGAGGCCAACGTCAACATTCAGATGATCAACACAAGTGAAATCCGTATGAGCGCGGTGATCTCCGAAAAAGACTCGCGCGTGGCTCACGACGTTCTGTCGGATACATTTAATCTATAA
- a CDS encoding DUF294 nucleotidyltransferase-like domain-containing protein, with amino-acid sequence MLKAAGSFAEEFAARRNWIFDSTHSLRAYPELLQAWQHSRQVSERVETALATLLPHDVVSTIAVSGSVGRMEAHAGSDVDLIVVLRDEFLEDRETGARIMQQVWDVLRQLGFPVPKSNGIFSEPTTRIELCNRELIGQIQGDPALFGKRIQLLLDSQPLFGRSEFVQLQSDILDWYQIEEAGNDPAQTNYLLNDLQRYQRALAIRYQFQHRDDPLQWRLLNLKFRNSRFVNHFGLLLILGEMGIQPVGRGEWLRKALLWTPLERIAAVYARRHEAMFHVIARHYDWFLGQMGNPDFIHRLEGGIELDDNDAWQEGFHRSRQMSREMNRFLIDRQHDWNDLFLESLTY; translated from the coding sequence ATGTTGAAAGCAGCAGGCAGTTTCGCGGAAGAGTTTGCCGCCCGGCGAAACTGGATTTTCGATTCGACGCACTCCCTGCGCGCCTATCCGGAACTTCTCCAGGCTTGGCAACATTCGCGGCAGGTCAGTGAGCGAGTTGAAACGGCGCTGGCGACTTTATTGCCGCATGACGTGGTGTCGACAATTGCCGTTTCTGGTTCTGTCGGACGGATGGAAGCCCATGCGGGATCGGACGTTGACCTCATTGTCGTCCTGCGGGATGAATTTCTGGAGGACCGGGAAACAGGTGCGCGAATCATGCAACAGGTTTGGGATGTTCTAAGACAACTTGGATTTCCGGTTCCGAAATCCAATGGGATATTTTCCGAACCGACGACTCGAATCGAGCTTTGCAATCGCGAACTCATCGGTCAGATCCAAGGGGATCCAGCGTTGTTTGGGAAACGGATTCAGTTGCTGCTCGACAGTCAGCCCCTGTTCGGCCGTAGTGAATTTGTGCAGTTGCAGTCCGACATTCTCGACTGGTACCAGATCGAGGAGGCTGGCAACGACCCCGCCCAGACGAATTATCTTCTCAACGATTTACAAAGGTATCAGAGAGCGTTGGCGATTCGGTATCAGTTCCAGCATCGGGATGATCCTCTCCAGTGGCGGTTGCTCAATCTCAAATTTCGCAACAGCCGATTTGTAAATCACTTTGGATTGCTTCTGATTCTGGGCGAGATGGGCATCCAGCCAGTCGGTCGAGGGGAGTGGTTGCGCAAAGCGCTTTTATGGACCCCTCTTGAGCGGATTGCTGCAGTCTATGCCCGACGACACGAGGCGATGTTCCATGTGATCGCCCGCCATTATGACTGGTTTTTAGGGCAGATGGGTAATCCTGATTTTATCCATCGGCTTGAAGGCGGAATCGAACTGGACGACAACGATGCCTGGCAGGAAGGTTTTCATCGATCCCGACAGATGTCGCGGGAGATGAACCGGTTCCTGATCGATCGTCAGCATGACTGGAATGATCTCTTTCTGGAATCACTGACCTACTGA